A genomic segment from Biomphalaria glabrata chromosome 16, xgBioGlab47.1, whole genome shotgun sequence encodes:
- the LOC106076654 gene encoding alpha-crystallin B chain-like: MFAITPRIDDCGLIRLADEMANPWDFRTPLWLREATAAASRESEVQNTDKEFRIRLDLHHFKPEEVKITSENNRVKITAKHEEKQDNHGFVSREICRVYKLPEDVDAKSVTSTMTSQGVLNIRATKLAIEAPKETAIPVEFKG, translated from the exons ATGTTCGCTATTACACCAAGAATTGATGACTGTGGCTTAATTCGTTTAGCCGATGAAATGGCAAATCCATGGGACTTCAGAACACCTTTGTGGCTGAGAGAGGCGACTGCAGCTGCCAGCCGAGAATCTGAA GTTCAAAACACTGATAAAGAATTTAGAATCAGATTAGATTTGCATCACTTCAAGCCAGAGGAAGTCAAAATCACATCAGAGAACAACCGTGTCAAAATTACTGCAAAGCATGAAGAAAAACAGGACAATCATGGCTTTGTGTCTAGAGAGATTTGTAGAGTTTACAAGTTACCAGAA gaCGTGGATGCAAAGTCTGTAACATCAACAATGACTTCACAAGGTGTTCTCAATATCAGGGCAACCAAATTAGCTATAGAAGCACCTAAAGAAACTGCGATCCCTGTTGAATTTAAGGGTTGA